The proteins below come from a single Rosa rugosa chromosome 2, drRosRugo1.1, whole genome shotgun sequence genomic window:
- the LOC133733182 gene encoding protein BPS1, chloroplastic-like, translated as MSRPQVPHRPFFHFGNPFQMILPKGSQMTPNLSALLNTFEETLAGRLRKLNPKDNNDVLSLSWMKLAMESLCGTRNDIKTLIAEIDLPVSAWDEKWIDVYLDISVKLLDICIVFSSEIAHLNQGHLFLQFVLHNLNSASSKQFIRARSSVDDWKNHIASKNPRVENCSTILDKLVESLDLPKVKNSAKGKLLMRAMYGVKVLTVSVCSVFAAAFSGFASKLLDLNVAKTYIWAQAFNDLQSNVNGEIRNVLSSGRVTVLKELEAVDGIVKHLYPMIQDDVALAEEEAFKNSTSDLERKAQNLSQGLDLLTKEVDGFFQILLTGRDALLSKLRSGGAVSDRMLMGNVEGQVVRLFDLELVTQIITAWLLVLT; from the exons ATGAGTCGTCCACAGGTCCCGCACCGACCTTTCTTCCATTTTGGAAATCCTTTCCAGATGATTTTGCCGAAGGGTTCTCAAATGACTCCGAACCTTTCTGCACTGCTGAACACTTTTGAGGAAACATTGGCTGGGAGGTTGAGAAAGCTCAACCCAAAAGATAACAATGATGTCCTTAGCTTGTCATGGATGAAATTGGCAATGGAGTCGCTTTGTGGAACTCGTAATGACATAAAAACTCTCATAGCTGAGATTGATCTTCCCGTGAGTGCTTGGGATGAGAAGTGGATTGATGTGTACTTGGACATCAGTGTAAAGTTGCTCGATATATGCATTGTCTTCAGCTCTGAGATCGCACACTTAAATCAGGGGCATTTGTTTCTTCAGTTTGTGTTGCATAATTTGAATTCAGCATCTTCGAAGCAATTTATTCGTGCCCGTTCTTCAGTTGATGACTGGAAGAATCATATTGCTTCAAAGAACCCCAGGGTTGAGAACTGTAGCACCATTTTGGACAAGCTTGTGGAATCACTGGATCTACCAAAGGTTAAGAACTCAGCAAAAGGGAAACTTTTAATGCGTGCTATGTATGGAGTGAAGGTGTTGACAGTATCTGTTTGTAGTGTCTTTGCCGCAGCCTTTTCTGGTTTTGCAAGCAAGTTGTTAGATTTGAATGTTGCCAAGACATATATTTGGGCACAAGCATTTAATGACTTACAGAGTAATGTAAATGGGGAAATTAGAAATGTACTTTCTAGTGGTAGAGTTACGGTACTGAAAGAGCTGGAAGCAGTTGATGGTATTGTGAAGCACTTGTATCCTATGATCCAAGATGACGTGGCCCtcgcagaagaagaagcattcAAGAATTCTACTTCAGATTTAGAAAGGAAGGCACAAAATCTTTCCCAAGGACTTGATCTTCTGACCAAGGAAGTGGATGGGTTTTTCCAAATCCTTTTGACTGGACGCGATGCCTTGCTTTCTAAGCTAAGATCAGGTGGAGCAGTCTCTGACCGGATGCTGATGGGAAATGTAGAAGGGCAGGTTGTGAG ACTTTTTGATCTTGAGCTTGTCACGCAAATCATTACGGCATGGCTCTTGGTGTTAACCTAA
- the LOC133730582 gene encoding isocitrate dehydrogenase [NAD] regulatory subunit 1, mitochondrial-like yields the protein MPPPSDGAPRVVTKIPGDGIRPLVTNTVEKVMEAMQAPVYFEKYDVTGDMPRVPEEVIESIRKNKMCLKGGLATPMGGGVSSLNMHLRRDLDLYASLVNCFNLRGLQTKHGNVDILVIRENTDGEYSGLKHEIIPRVVESLKGINNAILKCKIRY from the coding sequence ATGCCCCCACCCAGCGACGGAGCTCCACGTGTCGTAACCAAAATCCCCGGCGATGGAATCAGACCGCTAGTCACGAACACTGTCGAGAAGGTGATGGAGGCGATGCAGGCGCCGGTCTACTTCGAGAAGTACGATGTCACCGGCGACATGCCGAGGGTGCCGGAGGAGGTGATTGAGTCGATCAGGAAGAACAAGATGTGTCTGAAAGGTGGGCTGGCGACGCCGATGGGCGGCGGCGTTAGCTCGCTGAACATGCACCTCCGGCGAGATCTCGATCTCTATGCTTCGTTGGTCAACTGCTTCAATCTGCGTGGCTTACAGACCAAGCATGGCAACGTCGACATTCTAGTGATCAGGGAGAACACCGACGGTGAGTACTCGGGGCTCAAGCACGAGATCATTCCTAGAGTTGTTGAAAGCCTTAAAGGTATAAACAATGCAATTCTGAAATGTAAAATTCGTTATTAA
- the LOC133733961 gene encoding uncharacterized protein LOC133733961 isoform X4, which translates to MCSILLRKQLLTRDLWRRLSRNTKSTLKHTLLSCIQRDDTPTSISKAICYAVSELASAVLFVEGWPELLPFQFQSTSYDAPPKLQECSFLIFDQLAYFFTPFKKELHTVFLYCLSSSTRSDEVKIAAFSAVVNFIRCLPYSEDEDRFHDVLIEMMRTVMGELNKGKEIMAQEAIKLFIELAGTHPTLLSCNGQIIRAMLQIAEAIDVLEQGTRHLAIEFLITLAEARERAPWIMRRCREFVGLLFPILMRMVSNVKDDPSWHTAETDDDIALGVSGDYCVGQECLHRLAIALGGNNIVPIALEHFTSHFAALEWPKHHAALIALAQIAEGCSEVMIKDLEQVVAMVLNSLEHPHIRVRWSAINAVGQLSTYLAPDLQVQYHQQVFSALNATIYGLQNRRLLAHAASALRKFVEKCARDILTPYLDEVVSQLVVLLQSEIRMVQVEALTALASVVVSFPEQFQKYYEVVMIPLRVMLLDATNNPVWSKSVECISLVGMAVGKEKFRDDAKKVMEMLMSLQGSQMEPDDLTTSCMLQICADLCKCLGQDFLPYMSAVMPPLLQFVQIKPVETVTSANDNCDMDESDDESMETITRGDKRIRIKTSVLEEKVTACNLLCCYADELKEGFFPWIDQVAPTLVPLIFYIHEKVRKSAVSAMLKLLLTAKLAVDRRQAEGCNEKYLKRFTDYIIRALKLRKRMQFVCRKMILKSA; encoded by the exons ATGTGCTCCATTCTCCTCCGGAAGCAACTACTCACCCGCGACCTGTGGCGAAGACTCTCTCGTAACACCAAATCCACCCTCAAACATACTCTATTATCTTGTATTCAACGCGACGACACCCCAACATCGATTTCGAAGGCCATCTGCTACGCCGTGTCGGAGCTCGCCTCCGCAGTGTTGTTCGTCGAAGGCTGGCCGGAGCTCTTGCCCTTTCAGTTCCAATCTACCTCCTACGATGCGCCGCCGAAGCTTCAGGAATGCTCCTTCTTGATTTTCGATCAGCTCGCGTACTTCTTTACCCCGTTTAAGAAGGAATTACACACCGTCTTCTTGTACTGCTTGAGCTCCTCCACAAGGTCAGATGAAGTTAAGATAGCTGCGTTTAGTGCTGTGGTCAATTTCATTCGGTGTTTGCCCTACTCTGAAGATGAGGATAGGTTTCACGACGTCTTGATAGAAATGATGAGAACAGTGATGGGGGAATTGAACAAAGGGAAGGAGATCATGGCACAGGAAGCGATCAAGTTGTTCATTGAATTGGCCGGGACCCATCCGACGTTGCTCAGCTGCAACGGACAGATCATCCGGGCTATGCTGCAGATTGCTGAAGCCATAGATGTCTTGGAACAAGGGACGAGGCACTTGGCCATTGAGTTTCTGATTACTCTGGCCGAGGCCAGAGAGCGTGCACCATGGATAATGAGGAGGTGTCGGGAGTTTGTTGGTCTACTTTTTCCCATTTTAATGAGGATGGTTTCAAATGTCAAGGATGATCCCTCATGGCATACAGCTGAGACTGATGATGACATTGCCTTGGGTGTAAGTGGTGATTACTGTGTTGGGCAGGAGTGTTTGCATAGGCTTGCCATTGCCTTGGGTGGCAATAACATTGTTCCAATTGCGTTAGAACACTTTACTTCCCATTTTGCTGCACTCGAGTGGCCCAAGCATCATGCAGCATTGATTGCCCTTGCTCAAATTGCTGAGGGTTGCTCTGAG GTAATGATAAAAGATTTGGAGCAAGTGGTGGCAATGGTTTTGAACTCCCTTGAACATCCACATATTCGGGTAAGGTGGTCAGCTATTAATGCAGTTGGCCAGTTGTCTACTTATTTGGCCCCAGACCTGCAAGTTCAATATCATCAACAGGTGTTTTCTGCACTGAATGCCACTATATATGGTTTGCAGAACCGTCGTCTACTG GCACATGCTGCTTCAGCACTGCGAAAATTCGTTGAGAAATGTGCTAGGGATATCTTGACACCTTATTTGGATGAAGTGGTTTCCCAATTGGTTGTACTTTTGCAG AGTGAGATACGTATGGTGCAAGTAGAAGCATTGACTGCTTTGGCATCAGTTGTTGTTTCATTTCCG GAGCAATTCCAAAAATACTATGAAGTTGTCATGATTCCCCTGAGAGTTATGTTGTTGGATGCCACTAATAACCCAGTTTGGTCCAAGTCCGTGGAGTGTATTAGCTTGGTTGGTATGGCTGTTGGAAAGGAGAAATTCAGGGATGATGCTAAGAAA GTCATGGAAATGCTGATGTCTTTGCAAGGATCTCAAATGGAGCCAGATGACCTAACTACAAGTTGCATGCTACAG ATATGCGCTGACCTCTGCAAGTGTCTAGGACAAGATTTCCTTCCGTACATGAGTGCTGTTATGCCTCCTTTGCTTCAGTTTGTTCAAATTAAGCCTGTTGAAACTGTTACCTCTGCAAATGACAATTGTGATATGGATGAATCTGATGATGAAAG TATGGAAACAATTACTCGTGGAGATAAAAGGATTAGAATCAAGACTAGTGTATTGGAGGAAAAAGTTACAGCTTGCAATTTGCTGTGTTGCTATGCTGATGAACTGAAGGAAGGATTCTTTCCATGGATCGATCAG GTTGCCCCAACGTTAGTTCCACTTATATTTTATATCCATGAAAAAGTGAGGAAGTCTGCTGTTTCAG cAATGCTGAAGCTACTGCTTACTGCAAAGTTAGCTGTAGACAGAAGGCAAGCTGAAGGTTGTAATGAAAAGTATTTAAAGCGATTCACTGACTACATCATTCGAGCTCTGAAGTTACGTAAG AGAATGCAATTTGTGTGCAGGAAGATGATTCTGAAATCTGCATAA
- the LOC133733961 gene encoding uncharacterized protein LOC133733961 isoform X1, translating to MCSILLRKQLLTRDLWRRLSRNTKSTLKHTLLSCIQRDDTPTSISKAICYAVSELASAVLFVEGWPELLPFQFQSTSYDAPPKLQECSFLIFDQLAYFFTPFKKELHTVFLYCLSSSTRSDEVKIAAFSAVVNFIRCLPYSEDEDRFHDVLIEMMRTVMGELNKGKEIMAQEAIKLFIELAGTHPTLLSCNGQIIRAMLQIAEAIDVLEQGTRHLAIEFLITLAEARERAPWIMRRCREFVGLLFPILMRMVSNVKDDPSWHTAETDDDIALGVSGDYCVGQECLHRLAIALGGNNIVPIALEHFTSHFAALEWPKHHAALIALAQIAEGCSEVMIKDLEQVVAMVLNSLEHPHIRVRWSAINAVGQLSTYLAPDLQVQYHQQVFSALNATIYGLQNRRLLAHAASALRKFVEKCARDILTPYLDEVVSQLVVLLQSEIRMVQVEALTALASVVVSFPEQFQKYYEVVMIPLRVMLLDATNNPVWSKSVECISLVGMAVGKEKFRDDAKKVMEMLMSLQGSQMEPDDLTTSCMLQICADLCKCLGQDFLPYMSAVMPPLLQFVQIKPVETVTSANDNCDMDESDDESMETITRGDKRIRIKTSVLEEKVTACNLLCCYADELKEGFFPWIDQVAPTLVPLIFYIHEKVRKSAVSAMLKLLLTAKLAVDRRQAEGCNEKYLKRFTDYIIRALKLRKEDDSEICINILDAIKEFIQVWTHTRTHTQTRTGLDAVWIRSGCLQRRKSADAAKGIVDGGAGLAGAEPGLHL from the exons ATGTGCTCCATTCTCCTCCGGAAGCAACTACTCACCCGCGACCTGTGGCGAAGACTCTCTCGTAACACCAAATCCACCCTCAAACATACTCTATTATCTTGTATTCAACGCGACGACACCCCAACATCGATTTCGAAGGCCATCTGCTACGCCGTGTCGGAGCTCGCCTCCGCAGTGTTGTTCGTCGAAGGCTGGCCGGAGCTCTTGCCCTTTCAGTTCCAATCTACCTCCTACGATGCGCCGCCGAAGCTTCAGGAATGCTCCTTCTTGATTTTCGATCAGCTCGCGTACTTCTTTACCCCGTTTAAGAAGGAATTACACACCGTCTTCTTGTACTGCTTGAGCTCCTCCACAAGGTCAGATGAAGTTAAGATAGCTGCGTTTAGTGCTGTGGTCAATTTCATTCGGTGTTTGCCCTACTCTGAAGATGAGGATAGGTTTCACGACGTCTTGATAGAAATGATGAGAACAGTGATGGGGGAATTGAACAAAGGGAAGGAGATCATGGCACAGGAAGCGATCAAGTTGTTCATTGAATTGGCCGGGACCCATCCGACGTTGCTCAGCTGCAACGGACAGATCATCCGGGCTATGCTGCAGATTGCTGAAGCCATAGATGTCTTGGAACAAGGGACGAGGCACTTGGCCATTGAGTTTCTGATTACTCTGGCCGAGGCCAGAGAGCGTGCACCATGGATAATGAGGAGGTGTCGGGAGTTTGTTGGTCTACTTTTTCCCATTTTAATGAGGATGGTTTCAAATGTCAAGGATGATCCCTCATGGCATACAGCTGAGACTGATGATGACATTGCCTTGGGTGTAAGTGGTGATTACTGTGTTGGGCAGGAGTGTTTGCATAGGCTTGCCATTGCCTTGGGTGGCAATAACATTGTTCCAATTGCGTTAGAACACTTTACTTCCCATTTTGCTGCACTCGAGTGGCCCAAGCATCATGCAGCATTGATTGCCCTTGCTCAAATTGCTGAGGGTTGCTCTGAG GTAATGATAAAAGATTTGGAGCAAGTGGTGGCAATGGTTTTGAACTCCCTTGAACATCCACATATTCGGGTAAGGTGGTCAGCTATTAATGCAGTTGGCCAGTTGTCTACTTATTTGGCCCCAGACCTGCAAGTTCAATATCATCAACAGGTGTTTTCTGCACTGAATGCCACTATATATGGTTTGCAGAACCGTCGTCTACTG GCACATGCTGCTTCAGCACTGCGAAAATTCGTTGAGAAATGTGCTAGGGATATCTTGACACCTTATTTGGATGAAGTGGTTTCCCAATTGGTTGTACTTTTGCAG AGTGAGATACGTATGGTGCAAGTAGAAGCATTGACTGCTTTGGCATCAGTTGTTGTTTCATTTCCG GAGCAATTCCAAAAATACTATGAAGTTGTCATGATTCCCCTGAGAGTTATGTTGTTGGATGCCACTAATAACCCAGTTTGGTCCAAGTCCGTGGAGTGTATTAGCTTGGTTGGTATGGCTGTTGGAAAGGAGAAATTCAGGGATGATGCTAAGAAA GTCATGGAAATGCTGATGTCTTTGCAAGGATCTCAAATGGAGCCAGATGACCTAACTACAAGTTGCATGCTACAG ATATGCGCTGACCTCTGCAAGTGTCTAGGACAAGATTTCCTTCCGTACATGAGTGCTGTTATGCCTCCTTTGCTTCAGTTTGTTCAAATTAAGCCTGTTGAAACTGTTACCTCTGCAAATGACAATTGTGATATGGATGAATCTGATGATGAAAG TATGGAAACAATTACTCGTGGAGATAAAAGGATTAGAATCAAGACTAGTGTATTGGAGGAAAAAGTTACAGCTTGCAATTTGCTGTGTTGCTATGCTGATGAACTGAAGGAAGGATTCTTTCCATGGATCGATCAG GTTGCCCCAACGTTAGTTCCACTTATATTTTATATCCATGAAAAAGTGAGGAAGTCTGCTGTTTCAG cAATGCTGAAGCTACTGCTTACTGCAAAGTTAGCTGTAGACAGAAGGCAAGCTGAAGGTTGTAATGAAAAGTATTTAAAGCGATTCACTGACTACATCATTCGAGCTCTGAAGTTACGTAAG GAAGATGATTCTGAAATCTGCATAAATATATTGGATGCTATAAAAGAATTTATACAGGTCTggacacacacacgcacacacacacagacacgCACAGGTCTGGATGCAGTCTGGATCAGAAGTGGATGTCTGCAAAGACGCAAAAGTGCGGACGCGGCTAAGGGCATTGTGGATGGTGGTGCTGGTCTTGCGGGTGCCGAACCAGGCCTCCATCTTTAG
- the LOC133733961 gene encoding uncharacterized protein LOC133733961 isoform X3: MCSILLRKQLLTRDLWRRLSRNTKSTLKHTLLSCIQRDDTPTSISKAICYAVSELASAVLFVEGWPELLPFQFQSTSYDAPPKLQECSFLIFDQLAYFFTPFKKELHTVFLYCLSSSTRSDEVKIAAFSAVVNFIRCLPYSEDEDRFHDVLIEMMRTVMGELNKGKEIMAQEAIKLFIELAGTHPTLLSCNGQIIRAMLQIAEAIDVLEQGTRHLAIEFLITLAEARERAPWIMRRCREFVGLLFPILMRMVSNVKDDPSWHTAETDDDIALGVSGDYCVGQECLHRLAIALGGNNIVPIALEHFTSHFAALEWPKHHAALIALAQIAEGCSEVMIKDLEQVVAMVLNSLEHPHIRVRWSAINAVGQLSTYLAPDLQVQYHQQVFSALNATIYGLQNRRLLAHAASALRKFVEKCARDILTPYLDEVVSQLVVLLQSEIRMVQVEALTALASVVVSFPEQFQKYYEVVMIPLRVMLLDATNNPVWSKSVECISLVGMAVGKEKFRDDAKKVMEMLMSLQGSQMEPDDLTTSCMLQICADLCKCLGQDFLPYMSAVMPPLLQFVQIKPVETVTSANDNCDMDESDDESMETITRGDKRIRIKTSVLEEKVTACNLLCCYADELKEGFFPWIDQVAPTLVPLIFYIHEKVRKSAVSAMLKLLLTAKLAVDRRQAEGCNEKYLKRFTDYIIRALKLRKIFASTLDESHVKSIKEIKQVSTRSSKKRKRAERTSAYDFDDEERKAMKVEN, from the exons ATGTGCTCCATTCTCCTCCGGAAGCAACTACTCACCCGCGACCTGTGGCGAAGACTCTCTCGTAACACCAAATCCACCCTCAAACATACTCTATTATCTTGTATTCAACGCGACGACACCCCAACATCGATTTCGAAGGCCATCTGCTACGCCGTGTCGGAGCTCGCCTCCGCAGTGTTGTTCGTCGAAGGCTGGCCGGAGCTCTTGCCCTTTCAGTTCCAATCTACCTCCTACGATGCGCCGCCGAAGCTTCAGGAATGCTCCTTCTTGATTTTCGATCAGCTCGCGTACTTCTTTACCCCGTTTAAGAAGGAATTACACACCGTCTTCTTGTACTGCTTGAGCTCCTCCACAAGGTCAGATGAAGTTAAGATAGCTGCGTTTAGTGCTGTGGTCAATTTCATTCGGTGTTTGCCCTACTCTGAAGATGAGGATAGGTTTCACGACGTCTTGATAGAAATGATGAGAACAGTGATGGGGGAATTGAACAAAGGGAAGGAGATCATGGCACAGGAAGCGATCAAGTTGTTCATTGAATTGGCCGGGACCCATCCGACGTTGCTCAGCTGCAACGGACAGATCATCCGGGCTATGCTGCAGATTGCTGAAGCCATAGATGTCTTGGAACAAGGGACGAGGCACTTGGCCATTGAGTTTCTGATTACTCTGGCCGAGGCCAGAGAGCGTGCACCATGGATAATGAGGAGGTGTCGGGAGTTTGTTGGTCTACTTTTTCCCATTTTAATGAGGATGGTTTCAAATGTCAAGGATGATCCCTCATGGCATACAGCTGAGACTGATGATGACATTGCCTTGGGTGTAAGTGGTGATTACTGTGTTGGGCAGGAGTGTTTGCATAGGCTTGCCATTGCCTTGGGTGGCAATAACATTGTTCCAATTGCGTTAGAACACTTTACTTCCCATTTTGCTGCACTCGAGTGGCCCAAGCATCATGCAGCATTGATTGCCCTTGCTCAAATTGCTGAGGGTTGCTCTGAG GTAATGATAAAAGATTTGGAGCAAGTGGTGGCAATGGTTTTGAACTCCCTTGAACATCCACATATTCGGGTAAGGTGGTCAGCTATTAATGCAGTTGGCCAGTTGTCTACTTATTTGGCCCCAGACCTGCAAGTTCAATATCATCAACAGGTGTTTTCTGCACTGAATGCCACTATATATGGTTTGCAGAACCGTCGTCTACTG GCACATGCTGCTTCAGCACTGCGAAAATTCGTTGAGAAATGTGCTAGGGATATCTTGACACCTTATTTGGATGAAGTGGTTTCCCAATTGGTTGTACTTTTGCAG AGTGAGATACGTATGGTGCAAGTAGAAGCATTGACTGCTTTGGCATCAGTTGTTGTTTCATTTCCG GAGCAATTCCAAAAATACTATGAAGTTGTCATGATTCCCCTGAGAGTTATGTTGTTGGATGCCACTAATAACCCAGTTTGGTCCAAGTCCGTGGAGTGTATTAGCTTGGTTGGTATGGCTGTTGGAAAGGAGAAATTCAGGGATGATGCTAAGAAA GTCATGGAAATGCTGATGTCTTTGCAAGGATCTCAAATGGAGCCAGATGACCTAACTACAAGTTGCATGCTACAG ATATGCGCTGACCTCTGCAAGTGTCTAGGACAAGATTTCCTTCCGTACATGAGTGCTGTTATGCCTCCTTTGCTTCAGTTTGTTCAAATTAAGCCTGTTGAAACTGTTACCTCTGCAAATGACAATTGTGATATGGATGAATCTGATGATGAAAG TATGGAAACAATTACTCGTGGAGATAAAAGGATTAGAATCAAGACTAGTGTATTGGAGGAAAAAGTTACAGCTTGCAATTTGCTGTGTTGCTATGCTGATGAACTGAAGGAAGGATTCTTTCCATGGATCGATCAG GTTGCCCCAACGTTAGTTCCACTTATATTTTATATCCATGAAAAAGTGAGGAAGTCTGCTGTTTCAG cAATGCTGAAGCTACTGCTTACTGCAAAGTTAGCTGTAGACAGAAGGCAAGCTGAAGGTTGTAATGAAAAGTATTTAAAGCGATTCACTGACTACATCATTCGAGCTCTGAAGTTACGTAAG ATCTTTGCATCCACTCTAGATGAAAGCCATGTCAAATCCATCAAGGAGATCAAGCAGGTGAGTACTCGTTCAagtaagaaaagaaagagagcagAAAGGACCTCAGCATATGATTTTGATGATGAGGAAAGGAAGGCGATGAAAGTGGAAAATTAA
- the LOC133733961 gene encoding uncharacterized protein LOC133733961 isoform X2, giving the protein MCSILLRKQLLTRDLWRRLSRNTKSTLKHTLLSCIQRDDTPTSISKAICYAVSELASAVLFVEGWPELLPFQFQSTSYDAPPKLQECSFLIFDQLAYFFTPFKKELHTVFLYCLSSSTRSDEVKIAAFSAVVNFIRCLPYSEDEDRFHDVLIEMMRTVMGELNKGKEIMAQEAIKLFIELAGTHPTLLSCNGQIIRAMLQIAEAIDVLEQGTRHLAIEFLITLAEARERAPWIMRRCREFVGLLFPILMRMVSNVKDDPSWHTAETDDDIALGVSGDYCVGQECLHRLAIALGGNNIVPIALEHFTSHFAALEWPKHHAALIALAQIAEGCSEVMIKDLEQVVAMVLNSLEHPHIRVRWSAINAVGQLSTYLAPDLQVQYHQQVFSALNATIYGLQNRRLLAHAASALRKFVEKCARDILTPYLDEVVSQLVVLLQSEIRMVQVEALTALASVVVSFPEQFQKYYEVVMIPLRVMLLDATNNPVWSKSVECISLVGMAVGKEKFRDDAKKVMEMLMSLQGSQMEPDDLTTSCMLQICADLCKCLGQDFLPYMSAVMPPLLQFVQIKPVETVTSANDNCDMDESDDESMETITRGDKRIRIKTSVLEEKVTACNLLCCYADELKEGFFPWIDQVAPTLVPLIFYIHEKVRKSAVSAMLKLLLTAKLAVDRRQAEGCNEKYLKRFTDYIIRALKLRKEDDSEICINILDAIKEFIQIFASTLDESHVKSIKEIKQVSTRSSKKRKRAERTSAYDFDDEERKAMKVEN; this is encoded by the exons ATGTGCTCCATTCTCCTCCGGAAGCAACTACTCACCCGCGACCTGTGGCGAAGACTCTCTCGTAACACCAAATCCACCCTCAAACATACTCTATTATCTTGTATTCAACGCGACGACACCCCAACATCGATTTCGAAGGCCATCTGCTACGCCGTGTCGGAGCTCGCCTCCGCAGTGTTGTTCGTCGAAGGCTGGCCGGAGCTCTTGCCCTTTCAGTTCCAATCTACCTCCTACGATGCGCCGCCGAAGCTTCAGGAATGCTCCTTCTTGATTTTCGATCAGCTCGCGTACTTCTTTACCCCGTTTAAGAAGGAATTACACACCGTCTTCTTGTACTGCTTGAGCTCCTCCACAAGGTCAGATGAAGTTAAGATAGCTGCGTTTAGTGCTGTGGTCAATTTCATTCGGTGTTTGCCCTACTCTGAAGATGAGGATAGGTTTCACGACGTCTTGATAGAAATGATGAGAACAGTGATGGGGGAATTGAACAAAGGGAAGGAGATCATGGCACAGGAAGCGATCAAGTTGTTCATTGAATTGGCCGGGACCCATCCGACGTTGCTCAGCTGCAACGGACAGATCATCCGGGCTATGCTGCAGATTGCTGAAGCCATAGATGTCTTGGAACAAGGGACGAGGCACTTGGCCATTGAGTTTCTGATTACTCTGGCCGAGGCCAGAGAGCGTGCACCATGGATAATGAGGAGGTGTCGGGAGTTTGTTGGTCTACTTTTTCCCATTTTAATGAGGATGGTTTCAAATGTCAAGGATGATCCCTCATGGCATACAGCTGAGACTGATGATGACATTGCCTTGGGTGTAAGTGGTGATTACTGTGTTGGGCAGGAGTGTTTGCATAGGCTTGCCATTGCCTTGGGTGGCAATAACATTGTTCCAATTGCGTTAGAACACTTTACTTCCCATTTTGCTGCACTCGAGTGGCCCAAGCATCATGCAGCATTGATTGCCCTTGCTCAAATTGCTGAGGGTTGCTCTGAG GTAATGATAAAAGATTTGGAGCAAGTGGTGGCAATGGTTTTGAACTCCCTTGAACATCCACATATTCGGGTAAGGTGGTCAGCTATTAATGCAGTTGGCCAGTTGTCTACTTATTTGGCCCCAGACCTGCAAGTTCAATATCATCAACAGGTGTTTTCTGCACTGAATGCCACTATATATGGTTTGCAGAACCGTCGTCTACTG GCACATGCTGCTTCAGCACTGCGAAAATTCGTTGAGAAATGTGCTAGGGATATCTTGACACCTTATTTGGATGAAGTGGTTTCCCAATTGGTTGTACTTTTGCAG AGTGAGATACGTATGGTGCAAGTAGAAGCATTGACTGCTTTGGCATCAGTTGTTGTTTCATTTCCG GAGCAATTCCAAAAATACTATGAAGTTGTCATGATTCCCCTGAGAGTTATGTTGTTGGATGCCACTAATAACCCAGTTTGGTCCAAGTCCGTGGAGTGTATTAGCTTGGTTGGTATGGCTGTTGGAAAGGAGAAATTCAGGGATGATGCTAAGAAA GTCATGGAAATGCTGATGTCTTTGCAAGGATCTCAAATGGAGCCAGATGACCTAACTACAAGTTGCATGCTACAG ATATGCGCTGACCTCTGCAAGTGTCTAGGACAAGATTTCCTTCCGTACATGAGTGCTGTTATGCCTCCTTTGCTTCAGTTTGTTCAAATTAAGCCTGTTGAAACTGTTACCTCTGCAAATGACAATTGTGATATGGATGAATCTGATGATGAAAG TATGGAAACAATTACTCGTGGAGATAAAAGGATTAGAATCAAGACTAGTGTATTGGAGGAAAAAGTTACAGCTTGCAATTTGCTGTGTTGCTATGCTGATGAACTGAAGGAAGGATTCTTTCCATGGATCGATCAG GTTGCCCCAACGTTAGTTCCACTTATATTTTATATCCATGAAAAAGTGAGGAAGTCTGCTGTTTCAG cAATGCTGAAGCTACTGCTTACTGCAAAGTTAGCTGTAGACAGAAGGCAAGCTGAAGGTTGTAATGAAAAGTATTTAAAGCGATTCACTGACTACATCATTCGAGCTCTGAAGTTACGTAAG GAAGATGATTCTGAAATCTGCATAAATATATTGGATGCTATAAAAGAATTTATACAG ATCTTTGCATCCACTCTAGATGAAAGCCATGTCAAATCCATCAAGGAGATCAAGCAGGTGAGTACTCGTTCAagtaagaaaagaaagagagcagAAAGGACCTCAGCATATGATTTTGATGATGAGGAAAGGAAGGCGATGAAAGTGGAAAATTAA